One genomic window of Eptesicus fuscus isolate TK198812 chromosome 6, DD_ASM_mEF_20220401, whole genome shotgun sequence includes the following:
- the DND1 gene encoding dead end protein homolog 1 translates to MQSKREYELWCERVNPENKAALEAWVRETGVRLVQVNGQRKYGGPPPGWVGSPPPPGSEVFIGRLPQDVYEHQLIPLFQRVGRLYEFRLMMTFSGLNRGFAYARYSSRRGAQAAIATLHNHPLRPSCPLLVCLSTEKCELSVDGLPPALTRRALLLALQPLGSGLQEALLLPSPGLALTQIALLKFSSHRAAAMAKKALMEGQSRLCGGQVAVEWLKPDVKQRLRQQLVGPSLKCLQPEGSGLALARDKLASQGARTALQLLCQRMKLGSPVFLTKCLGTGPAGWHHFWYQVVIPGHPVPFSGLIWVVLTVEGQDGHEVAKDAVSARLLETLSESGASLLSSAGAVGESGASVLWPAGAEAGTMVKQLTPSSTGCLSK, encoded by the exons ATGCAGTCCAAGCGGGAGTATGAG CTTTGGTGTGAGAGGGTGAATCCAGAGAACAAGGCGGCGCTGgaggcctgggtcagggagacGGGTGTCCGCCTGGTGCAAGTGAACGGGCAGAGGAAGTATGGCGGGCCACCCCCAG gctgggTGGGCAGCCCGCCGCCGCCAGGGTCGGAGGTGTTTATCGGCAGGCTGCCCCAGGACGTGTACGAGCACCAGCTGATCCCACTGTTCCAGCGCGTGGGCCGCCTCTACGAGTTCCGCCTGATGATGACTTTCAGCGGCCTGAACCGCGGCTTTGCCTACGCCCGCTACAGCTCGCGGCGCGGGGCCCAGGCCGCCATCGCCACGCTGCACAACCACCCTCTGCGGCCCTCCTGCCCGCTGCTCGTGTGCCTCAGCACCGAGAAGTGCGAGCTGAGTGTGGACGGGCTGCCGCCCGCCCTGACCCGCCGCGCGCTGCTGCTGGCGCTGCAGCCGCTGGGTTCGGGCCTTCAGGAGGCACTGCTGCTGCCCAGCCCCGGACTGGCGCTCACGCAGATCGCACTGCTCAAGTTCAGCTCGCACCGTGCAGCGGCCATGGCCAAAAAGGCCCTGATGGAAG GGCAGTCACGCCTCTGTGGAGGGCAGGTGGCTGTGGAGTGGCTCAAGCCAGATGTGAAGCAGCGACTTCGCCAGCAGCTTGTGGGGCCCTCGCTGAAGTGCCTACAGCCAGAAGGCAGCGGGTTGGCCCTCGCTAGAGACAAGCTAGCGTCCCAAGGGGCTCGAACTGCCTTGCAGCTGCTGTGCCAGCGGATGAAGCTGGGTAGCCCAGTGTTCCTCACCAAGTGCTTGGGCACAGGCCCTGCTGGCTGGCACCACTTCTGGTACCAGGTGGTGATCCCTGGGCATCCAGTGCCCTTCAGTGGCCTCATCTGGGTTGTGCTAACCGTGGAAGGGCAGGATGGGCATGAGGTGGCCAAGGATGCTGTGTCTGCACGGCTGCTGGAGACACTGAGTGAGTCTGGGGCCAGCCTCCTTTCATCTGCTGGGGCAGTGGGTGAGTCTGGGGCCAGCGTCCTGTGGCCTGCTGGAGCTGAGGCAGGTACCATGGTCAAGCAGTTAACCCCATCCTCTACAGGCTGCCTGAGCAAGTAG
- the HARS1 gene encoding histidine--tRNA ligase, cytoplasmic, with translation MAERAALEELVRLQGEHVRELKQQKASAEQIEEEVSKLLKLKAQLGSDEGKHKFVLKTPKGTRDYNPRQMAVREKVFDIIISCFKRHGAEVIDTPVFELKETLTGKYGEDSKLIYDLKDQGGELLSLRYDLTVPFARYLAMNKLTNIKRYHIAKVYRRDNPAMTRGRYREFYQCDFDIAGQFDPMIPDAECLKIMCEILNSLQIGDFLVKVNDRRILDGMFAICGVPDSKFRTICSSVDKLDKVSWEEVKNEMVGEKGLAPEVADRIGDYVQQHGGVSLVEQLLQDPKLSQNKQALEGLGDLKLLFEYLTLFGIADKISFDLSLARGLDYYTGVIYEAVLLQTAAQAGEEPLGVGSVAAGGRYDGLVGMFDPKGRKVPCVGLSIGVERIFSIVEQRLEALEEKVRTTETQVLVASAQKKLLEERLKLVSELWDAGIKAELLYKKNPKLLNQLQYCEEAGIPLVAIIGEQELKDGVIKLRSVANREEVDVRREDLVKEIKRRTSQPLCIC, from the exons ATGGCAGAACGTGCGGCGCTGGAGGAACTAGTGCGACTTCAGGGAGAGCACGTACGGGAACTGAAGCAGCAGAAGGCCAGCGCTGAGCAG atCGAGGAGGAAGTGTCAAAACTACTCAAACTGAAGGCACAGCTGGGCTCTGATGAAGGGAAACACAAGTTTGTGCTCAAAACCCCCAAG GGCACAAGAGACTACAATCCCCGGCAGATGGCTGTTCGGGAGAAGGTGTTTGATATAATCATCAGCTGCTTCAAACGCCATGGTGCAGAAGTAATTGATACACCTGTGTTTGAACTAAAG gAAACACTGACTGGAAAGTATGGGGAAGACTCTAAGCTTATCTATGACCTGAAAGACCAGGGTGGGGAGCTGCTGTCCCTTCGCTATGACCTCACT GTTCCTTTTGCTCGATATTTGGCAATGAATAAACTGACCAACATTAAACGCTACCACATAGCAAAAGTCTATCGGCGGGATAACCCAGCCATGACCCGTGGCCGATATCGGGAATTCTACCAGTGT GATTTTGACATTGCTGGGCAATTTGACCCCATGATCCCTGATGCAGAGTGCCTGAAGATCATGTGTGAGATCCTGAATTCACTTCAGATAGGTGACTTCCTGGTCAAG GTGAACGATCGGCGCATCCTAGATGGGATGTTTGCAATCTGTGGGGTTCCTGATAGCAAGTTCCGTACCATCTGCTCGTCCGTGGACAAGCTAGACAAG GTGTCCTGGGAGGAAGTAAAGAATGAGATGGTGGGAGAGAAGGGCCTCGCACCGGAGGTGGCTGACCGCATTGGGGACTATGTCCAGCAGCATG GTGGGGTATCTCTGGTGGAACAGCTGCTCCAGGATCCTAAACTGTCTCAAAACAAGCAGGCCTTGGAAGGCCTGGGAGACCTGAAGCTGCTGTTTGAGTACTTGACTCTGTTTGGCATTGCTGACAAG ATCTCCTTCGATCTGAGCCTCGCTCGAGGGCTGGACTACTATACTGGAGTGATCTATGAGGCGGTGCTACTACAGACCGCAGCCCAGGCAGGGGAAGAGCCCCTGGGTGTGGGCAGTGTGGCTGCTGGAGGGCGCTAcgatgggctggtgggcatgtTTGACCCCAAAGGGCGCAAGGTGCCATGCGTGGGGCTCAGCATTGGTGTGGAGCGGATCTTCTCAATCGTGGAGCAGAGGCTAGAG GCATTGGAGGAGAAGGTACGGACTACAGAGACGCAGGTGCTTGTGGCATCCGCACAGAAGAAGCTGCTGGAGGAGAGACTGAAGCTCGTCTCAGAGCTGTGGGATGCCGGGATCAAG GCTGAGCTGCTTTACAAGAAAAACCCAAAGTTACTGAACCAGCTGCAGTACTGTGAGGAGGCGGGCATCCCACTGGTGGCCATCATCGGTGAGCAGGAGCTCAAGGACGGGGTCATCAAGCTCCGTTCAGTGGCCAACAGAGAAGAG GTGGATGTCCGAAGAGAAGACCTTGTGAAGGAAATCAAAAGGAGAACAAGCCAGCCCCTTTGCATCTGCTGA
- the ZMAT2 gene encoding zinc finger matrin-type protein 2 yields MASSSGTKNLDFRRKWDKDEYEKLAEKRLTEEREKKDGKPVQPVKRELLRHRDYKVDLESKLGKTIVITKTTPQSEMGGYYCNVCDCVVKDSINFLDHINGKKHQRNLGMSMRVERSTLDQVKKRFEVNKKKMEEKQKDYDFEERMKELREEEEKAKAYKKEKQKEKKRRAEEDLTFEEDDEMAAVMGFSGFGSTKKSY; encoded by the exons ATGGCGTCCAGCAGTGGG ACAAAAAACTTGGACTTTCGCCGCAAGTGGGACAAAGATGAATATGAGAAGCTCGCTGAGAAGAGGCTCacggaagagagagaaaagaaggatg GAAAACCAGTGCAGCCAGTCAAGCGGGAGCTTCTCCGGCATAGGGACTACAAGGTGGACCTGGAATCCAAGCTTGGGAAGACAATTGTCATTACCAAGACCACCCCACAATCTGAGATGGGAGG ATATTACTGTAATGTATGTGACTGTGTTGTGAAGGACTCCATCAACTTCCTGGATCACATTAATGGAAAGAAAC ATCAGCGAAACCTGGGCATGTCTATGCGTGTGGAACGTTCCACCTTGGATCAGGTGAAGAAACGTTTTGAAGTCAATAAGAAGAAGAtggaagagaaacaaaaggaTTATGATTTTGAGGAAAGGATGAAGGAGCTCAGAGAAGAA gAGGAAAAGGCCAAAGCCtacaagaaagagaaacagaaggagaagaaaaggagggcTGAGGAGGACTTGACATTTGAGGAGGATGATGAAATGGCAGCTGTGATGGGCTTCTCTGGCTTTGGTTCCACCAAGAAGAGTTACTGA
- the HARS2 gene encoding histidine--tRNA ligase, mitochondrial, whose translation MPRLGLLQGRAWAALLGQLLRPPRVVCVGAVHSHSQVAEAVLTSQLKPHQEKSNFILKTPKGTRDFSPQQMVVREKILDIIVSCFKRHGAKGLDTPAFELKEMLTEKYGEDSGLIYDLKDQGGELLSLRYDLTVPFARYMAMNKLKKMKRYHVGKVWRRESPTIVQGRYREFCQCDFDIAGDFDPMIPDAECLKIICEILTGLQLGDFLIKVNDRRILDGMFAICGVPESKFRAICSSIDKLDKISWKDVRHEMVAEKGLAPEVADRIGDYVQRHGGLSLVEQMFQDPRLSQSKQALEGLGDLKLLFEYLTLFGIAEKICFDLSLARGLDYYTGVVYEAVLLQTPAPAEEEPLNVGSVAAGGRYDGLVGMFNPKGHKVPCVGLSIGVERIFSIVEQRMKTFGEKIRTTETQVFVATPQKNFLQERLKLIAELWDAGIKAELLYKNNPKLLTQLHYCEDMGIPLVVIIGEQELKEGVIKLRSVASREEVAIKRENIVAEIQKRLFES comes from the exons ATGCCCCGGCTCGGGCTCCTGCAGGGGCGGGCTTGGGCTGCGCTGCTGGGCCAGCTCCTGCGGCCTCCCCGCGTTGTGTGTGTCGGGGCGGTCCATTCTCACAGCCAG GTTGCAGAGGCAGTGCTAACATCCCAACTGAAACCACATCAAGAGAAGTCAAATTTTATTCTCAAGACTCCAAAG GGCACCAGAGATTTTAGCCCCCAGCAAATGGTTGTGAGGGAGAAAATACTTGATATAATTGTTAGCTGCTTTAAACGTCATGGAGCAAAAGGGTTGGATACCCCAGCATTTGAGCTAAAG GAGATGCTCACTGAGAAGTATGGAGAGGACTCTGGGCTAATTTATGATCTGAAGGATCAGGGTGGAGAGCTATTGTCCCTGCGCTATGACCTTACT GTTCCTTTTGCGCGTTATATGGCCATGAATAAACTGAAGAAGATGAAACGCTATCACGTTGGAAAGGTGTGGCGGCGGGAGAGCCCGACCATAGTCCAAGGACGCTACAGGGAATTCTGTCAGTGT GATTTTGACATTGCTGGTGATTTTGACCCCATGATCCCTGATGCAGAGTGTTTGAAGATCATCTGTGAAATCCTAACTGGATTGCAGCTGGGGGACTTTCTCATTAAG GTCAATGACCGGCGGATTTTGGATGGGATGTTTGCCATCTGTGGTGTTCCAGAAAGCAAGTTCCGTGCCATCTGCTCCTCCATAGACAAACTGGACAAG ATATCTTGGAAAGATGTGAGACATGAGATGGTGGCAGAGAAAGGCCTGGCTCCTGAAGTGGCTGACCGAATTGGGGACTATGTCCAACGTCATG GTGGGCTGTCCTTGGTAGAGCAAATGTTCCAGGATCCCAGACTATCTCAGAGCAAGCAGGCCCTAGAGGGTCTGGGGGATCTAAAGCTGCTCTTTGAATACCTGACTCTATTTGGAATTGCAGAGAAG ATCTGCTTTGATCTAAGCCTGGCTCGGGGCTTGGACTACTATACAGGAGTGGTCTATGAAGCAGTGCTGCTGCAGACCCCAGCTCCTGCTGAGGAAGAGCCACTGAATGTGGGCAGTGTGGCTGCTGGTGGGCGCTAcgatgggctggtgggcatgtTTAACCCCAAAGGCCACAAGGTGCCGTGTGTGGGACTCAGCATTGGGGTAGAGCGAATCTTCTCCATTGTGGAGCAGAGGATGAAG aCTTTTGGTGAGAAGATACGGACCACAGAGACCCAAGTGTTTGTGGCCACTCCACAGAAGAACTTTCTCCAAGAACGGTTGAAGCTAATTGCAGAGCTTTGGGATGCTGGGATCAAG GCAGAGCTGCTGTATAAGAACAACCCTAAATTACTAACGCAACTGCACTACTGTGAGGACATGGGCATTCCACTGGTAGTCATTATTGGTGAGCAAGAGCTGAAGGAAGGAGTCATCAAGCTCCGTTcggtggccagcagggaggag GTGGCCATTAAACGGGAAAATATTGTGGCTGAAATTCAGAAGCGACTATTCGAGTCTTGA